A section of the Alkalihalobacillus sp. LMS39 genome encodes:
- a CDS encoding STM3941 family protein — protein MKEYRIERSKKKMIGAIVLLLLFGLPFSLLGVYLLLDEGFSFISLLFIALGVVLLSFMIYAIRKVKENSPDVIISKRGIYLDMFTVWIRWEDIEGILPYQLQGQTFFGVIVKEEEKYISPLKASKRNLIRINQKMGFPGFNISLTYIKHKEHLFEALDAYNVPILEVVS, from the coding sequence AGAAAATGATTGGAGCAATTGTACTTTTATTACTTTTTGGCTTGCCTTTTAGTTTGTTAGGTGTATATTTACTACTGGATGAAGGATTTTCATTTATTTCACTTTTATTCATTGCGCTAGGAGTCGTTTTATTATCATTTATGATTTACGCGATAAGAAAAGTAAAAGAAAATAGTCCTGACGTCATTATTAGTAAACGAGGAATTTATTTAGATATGTTTACGGTCTGGATTCGATGGGAAGATATCGAAGGAATACTTCCTTATCAATTACAAGGTCAAACTTTCTTTGGTGTCATTGTTAAAGAAGAAGAAAAATATATTTCTCCTTTAAAAGCAAGTAAACGAAACCTCATCAGGATCAATCAAAAAATGGGGTTTCCAGGCTTTAATATTTCGTTAACCTACATTAAACATAAAGAACATTTATTTGAGGCACTGGACGCATACAATGTTCCGATATTAGAAGTGGTTTCATAA
- a CDS encoding GNAT family N-acetyltransferase has product MLNECETAYTGQWDFCIQATYTETNTIHINDIKGPVNKGYGSVCMSYLQQMAEQKNIQYLTGDLVQRDWNHINRLIAFYEKHHFQVSVNAETKSGRIIWNPQ; this is encoded by the coding sequence ATGTTGAATGAGTGTGAAACCGCCTATACAGGTCAATGGGATTTTTGTATTCAAGCAACATATACTGAAACAAATACGATTCATATCAATGATATTAAAGGACCTGTTAACAAAGGCTATGGTTCTGTTTGTATGTCCTATCTTCAGCAAATGGCTGAACAGAAAAACATTCAATATCTCACAGGAGATCTTGTACAACGGGACTGGAATCATATCAATAGACTCATAGCTTTTTATGAAAAACATCATTTTCAAGTATCTGTCAATGCAGAAACCAAATCAGGTCGTATCATTTGGAATCCACAATAG
- the istB gene encoding IS21-like element helper ATPase IstB, translating into MQEKIQEYAKRLKLSWIRENFHKLDPKDPQDYLLTLFEKEIEQREERKINLLLKAATLPNASGKPFNWQDIQLGQGLSQQYLLDGEFIDTKENMVFYGGVGAGKTYLSTLIGINAIHKYGKRVKFYTIASLANELLDANEKGTLTKLFKRIEKLDLLILDELGYIPLHKQGAELLFQVISLCYEKRSIIITTNLQFGQWNHVFGDPILTEAVVDRLIHHSHLVLFGGDSNRMKESLALREL; encoded by the coding sequence ATGCAAGAAAAGATTCAGGAATATGCCAAACGTTTAAAGCTCAGTTGGATACGAGAAAATTTTCACAAACTAGATCCGAAGGATCCTCAAGACTATTTATTAACTCTATTTGAGAAAGAAATAGAACAACGTGAGGAAAGGAAGATTAATCTTTTACTAAAGGCGGCAACGTTGCCAAACGCATCTGGCAAACCTTTCAATTGGCAAGATATCCAGTTAGGACAAGGGTTGAGCCAACAGTACCTTTTAGATGGCGAGTTTATTGATACAAAGGAGAATATGGTTTTTTACGGTGGCGTTGGTGCCGGGAAAACATATCTATCCACACTCATTGGAATCAATGCCATACATAAGTATGGCAAGCGAGTGAAGTTCTATACCATTGCCTCACTTGCAAATGAACTACTGGATGCCAATGAAAAAGGGACACTAACTAAATTGTTTAAGAGGATTGAGAAGCTAGACTTATTGATACTCGATGAACTCGGATATATACCTTTACATAAGCAGGGAGCTGAGCTGCTTTTCCAAGTAATCTCACTGTGTTATGAGAAAAGAAGTATTATTATCACCACAAACCTTCAATTTGGACAGTGGAATCATGTATTTGGCGATCCTATCCTAACCGAAGCGGTAGTAGACCGCTTAATCCATCACTCCCACTTAGTATTATTTGGGGGTGATAGTAACCGAATGAAGGAGTCACTAGCATTAAGAGAGTTGTAA
- the istA gene encoding IS21 family transposase, with product MLEVTEINYIRQEVNTKGYSYSDVARRTNKDVRTVKKYADLEEFQPETKRVKPQPAPVMDPVKDIIDQWLKEDMKKKKKYRRTAKRIWQMLVDDVDINFKGSDRTVRAYVSKRKKELLDESEGAAIPLEARPGDAQVDFGEAPFKRNGKVIDLPYLVLSFPYSNAFLVQVFESQNQDCFLEGLKRFFTHLEGVPKRIRFDNLSPAVKKILPQGKRELTEGFERFALHYGFQYEFCNPGAGNEKGHVEAMVKYVRNNFFLPERPVYQIEKLNKELWLEVENDRFRSHYEKKNEIARLFEEDREALLYLPAKEYSGMRIETLKADKYGYVLVDSKRYSTSPRYANQRVLVGVTYNRIDILADNYEVIVSHERLYGEETKSMIWQPYLSLMAKRPTALKYTTFYSQLPEAWQKYLDECTVEEKKKALLLLSTILKSNRLEIATEALEIASESCHPSSETIKQVFHQLVHGRGHRPTLKLKSSVPAMPLAERGMNQYDAFFTLKRRQG from the coding sequence ATGTTAGAAGTGACCGAAATTAATTATATCAGACAAGAAGTAAACACGAAAGGTTATTCCTATTCGGATGTTGCTAGAAGAACGAATAAGGATGTTAGAACAGTTAAGAAGTATGCCGACCTAGAGGAATTTCAACCGGAAACGAAGAGGGTAAAGCCACAACCGGCACCAGTAATGGACCCCGTTAAGGATATCATCGATCAATGGTTGAAAGAAGATATGAAGAAGAAAAAGAAATACCGAAGGACTGCCAAACGTATATGGCAAATGCTTGTAGACGATGTAGACATAAATTTTAAAGGCTCCGACCGAACTGTAAGGGCGTATGTGTCTAAACGTAAAAAGGAATTATTAGACGAAAGCGAAGGTGCTGCGATTCCGTTAGAGGCAAGACCTGGTGATGCTCAAGTAGACTTTGGGGAGGCGCCGTTTAAAAGGAATGGTAAGGTGATTGACCTTCCGTATCTCGTTCTTTCCTTTCCGTACAGTAATGCATTCTTAGTTCAAGTTTTTGAATCTCAAAATCAGGATTGTTTCCTAGAAGGACTAAAACGATTCTTTACCCACTTAGAAGGTGTACCAAAGAGAATACGTTTTGATAACTTATCTCCAGCAGTTAAAAAAATCCTTCCTCAAGGTAAGCGAGAACTAACAGAAGGCTTTGAAAGGTTCGCCTTACATTACGGTTTTCAGTACGAGTTTTGTAATCCTGGCGCTGGAAATGAAAAAGGTCATGTAGAGGCAATGGTTAAGTATGTACGAAATAACTTCTTTTTACCAGAACGACCTGTTTATCAAATTGAAAAGTTAAACAAAGAATTATGGCTTGAAGTAGAGAATGATAGATTTCGTTCACACTACGAAAAGAAGAATGAGATTGCTAGATTGTTTGAGGAAGATAGGGAAGCATTACTCTACCTACCAGCTAAAGAATACTCAGGAATGCGTATTGAGACTTTGAAGGCGGATAAGTATGGTTATGTACTTGTAGATTCGAAAAGGTATTCCACTTCCCCGCGTTATGCAAATCAACGAGTATTAGTGGGTGTTACCTACAACCGCATTGATATCCTTGCGGATAATTATGAAGTAATCGTAAGTCATGAACGGCTATATGGAGAAGAAACTAAATCAATGATTTGGCAACCTTATCTATCTCTCATGGCCAAGAGACCAACAGCTTTAAAGTACACGACATTTTATAGTCAGCTTCCAGAAGCATGGCAAAAATATTTGGATGAATGTACGGTTGAAGAAAAGAAAAAAGCATTACTTTTATTATCGACAATATTAAAAAGTAACCGTTTAGAAATAGCTACAGAGGCTTTAGAGATCGCTTCTGAGAGTTGTCACCCATCTTCAGAAACTATCAAGCAAGTCTTTCATCAACTGGTTCATGGCCGTGGTCATAGACCAACTCTTAAGCTGAAAAGTAGTGTTCCGGCAATGCCATTAGCGGAACGCGGAATGAACCAATATGATGCCTTCTTTACCTTGAAAAGGAGGCAGGGATGA
- a CDS encoding ABC transporter ATP-binding protein, which translates to MIETVNLTKKYGSFTALDNLNLSISEGTVFGFVGQNGAGKSTTFQILATLMSPTYGTAYINGLDVTKESVKVRRLIGYMPDFFGVYDQFKAVEYLDFYGASYGLSVEERAAVIPQLLELVNLTHKKDSYVDLLSRGMKQRLCLARSLIHDPKVLILDEPASGLDPRARVEMREILKELKTMGKTIIISSHILPELAEMCDEIGVIDNGKLVATGTVSEIQEKLQQQKIIQITVNDEHERTVRFFEDDPSVFNIVLEDSGLIQFGYKGSDKDQQALLKKAVLADIPMISFKHLEKNLEDVFMEITKGADEK; encoded by the coding sequence ATGATTGAAACAGTCAACCTTACAAAAAAATATGGTTCATTTACAGCGTTAGATAATTTAAATCTATCTATTTCTGAGGGGACAGTCTTTGGTTTTGTTGGTCAAAACGGTGCAGGAAAATCAACAACATTTCAAATTTTAGCGACGTTAATGTCTCCAACGTATGGGACAGCGTATATTAATGGGTTAGATGTTACAAAAGAGTCTGTGAAAGTAAGACGTCTCATTGGGTATATGCCTGACTTTTTTGGAGTATATGACCAATTTAAAGCCGTAGAATATTTAGACTTTTACGGTGCTAGTTACGGTCTTAGTGTAGAGGAGCGAGCTGCTGTTATTCCGCAGCTTTTAGAACTAGTGAACCTTACACATAAGAAAGATTCATATGTTGATTTACTTTCCCGTGGGATGAAGCAAAGATTATGCTTAGCTCGCTCTTTAATTCATGATCCTAAAGTATTAATTTTAGATGAACCAGCGTCAGGATTAGACCCAAGAGCACGAGTAGAAATGAGAGAAATATTAAAAGAACTTAAAACGATGGGGAAAACAATCATCATTTCGTCTCATATTCTACCAGAACTAGCGGAAATGTGTGACGAAATCGGAGTTATTGATAATGGTAAACTCGTGGCGACAGGTACTGTGTCAGAAATTCAAGAAAAATTACAACAGCAAAAAATTATTCAAATTACTGTCAATGATGAACATGAAAGAACGGTTCGCTTTTTTGAAGATGACCCAAGTGTGTTTAATATCGTATTGGAAGACTCTGGATTGATTCAATTCGGATATAAGGGCTCTGATAAAGACCAACAAGCACTTCTTAAAAAAGCAGTTTTAGCTGATATTCCAATGATTAGCTTTAAACATCTTGAAAAGAATCTTGAGGATGTCTTTATGGAAATTACAAAAGGAGCGGATGAGAAATGA
- a CDS encoding ABC transporter permease: MNIKVNNPVLNKEFRLRFRSIKSYIGIACYLGILALISLGFIGLTLVMDYGGVFRPEESRNMFIMISMLQLALVIFITPGLTAGIISSERERQTLPILLTTAQSSSAIVLSKLFSSLAYLVLIVIVTGPLYMIIFLYGGISPLNVLASFALYLFTMLVIGSIGVLASTLIRKTIIAMVTTYSIAFFLAGGLAIITMMVMSFSYVFYSQGSDFIWPFLIASLNIPIMFFSLLEPTVMEEFKTMAGISFSPWIIFFSFYGVIIFVSLWLSITNLRPKMKTRVFPKDNPEITAEQ; this comes from the coding sequence ATGAACATAAAAGTTAATAATCCGGTTTTAAATAAAGAATTTCGCTTACGGTTTCGCTCGATTAAAAGTTATATTGGAATCGCTTGTTATTTAGGGATTCTTGCATTAATATCGCTCGGTTTTATCGGCCTTACTTTAGTAATGGATTACGGCGGGGTGTTTCGGCCTGAAGAAAGCCGAAACATGTTTATTATGATAAGCATGCTACAACTGGCGCTTGTTATTTTTATTACACCAGGATTAACTGCGGGTATTATTAGTAGTGAACGAGAACGTCAAACTTTACCCATTTTATTAACAACAGCACAATCGTCTAGTGCGATTGTACTGAGTAAACTTTTTTCATCTCTTGCGTATTTAGTGTTAATCGTAATAGTTACGGGACCTTTGTATATGATTATTTTCTTATATGGTGGGATTTCACCGTTAAATGTATTAGCTAGTTTTGCGTTGTACTTATTTACGATGCTTGTCATTGGAAGTATAGGTGTACTCGCTTCGACACTCATTCGTAAAACAATTATCGCCATGGTTACAACGTATAGTATTGCCTTTTTTCTTGCAGGAGGGCTTGCCATCATAACGATGATGGTGATGAGTTTTAGCTATGTGTTTTACTCGCAAGGATCAGATTTTATATGGCCGTTTTTAATTGCTTCTTTAAATATTCCGATTATGTTTTTCTCACTCCTTGAGCCTACGGTTATGGAGGAATTTAAAACAATGGCTGGAATCTCATTCTCCCCATGGATTATTTTCTTTAGTTTTTATGGTGTTATTATTTTTGTAAGTTTGTGGTTATCGATTACAAATCTACGTCCGAAAATGAAGACAAGAGTTTTTCCTAAAGATAATCCGGAAATAACTGCTGAACAATAG